CACCGCCAGATCGGCCAGCCCGCGAACGGGCATCTCGCGCAGCCACTGCCGGGCGGAAGAGACAAGCCCGGCGCCGGGGCCGCCTTCTGGAAAGGCGGCCAGCAGCGTCAGCCACCCTTCGGCGGCGTCCGCGCCGAAGGCCAGCACGGCGGCGAGGAAGCGCCGCCGGAAGTCCGCGGGGCCTTCCTCCGGCCCCGCCTCCGCCGCTGCGGTCCACGCCTCGCGGACCCGCAGCACCTGGGCGACGCCGCGCCGCGTCGCCCCGGGAACGTCCATGCCCGCAGCAACCTCTCGGCCTCGCCGGCCGAGGTGCCCAGGGCATGGAGGAGCAGCGCCCACCGCAGGAGGGCGCTCTCCAGTTCCCCGATGCCGGAGAGACCGGCGGCCGCAGCCGCCAGTCTTTCGCCGGTCCAGGGGAACGGGGCTTTTCCGCGCGCTAGCAGCCCGCTGCGCGCAAGCATCCCCAGGCCGCTGAGGGGCCTGGGGCCTTCCACGATGCGCGCCAGCTCCGCGTAGACGCGCTCAACGGCGATATGCGCCAGTCCGTCCCGGCGGCGCAGCAGACCGCGCCACGTGTTCTTCACGACGCGGAAATCCAGCGTGGACGCGAACCTCACGCAGCGGAGCATGCGGAGCGCGTCTTCGTCAAAACGCTCCTCGGCGGTGCCTACGCAGCGGATCAAACGGCGGCGCAGGTCCTCTGCCCCGCCGAACGGATCGATCAGCGCTCCGTCCAGCCCCATGCAGATCGCATTGATCGTAAAATCCCGGCGGCGGAGATCCTCCCTGACATCCTTCACGAAGGTTACGCTCTCCGGTCGCCGGTGATCGGCGTAGCCGCTCTCGGTCCGGTAGGTCGTTACTTCAAACGGGAAATCGGCCTCCAGAACGGTAACGGTCCCATGCTGCAGGCCCGTGGGCACGCATCTTGGAAAGAGCGACATGACCGACTCCGGCCTGGCGGAGGTGGTAATGTCCATATCGTTGACGGGACGCCGGAGCAGTTCGTCCCGGATACAGCCGCCGACCCAGTATGCTTCATGCCCCGCTTCGGTCAGACGGACGATTATAAGGCCCGCAGCCTCGGCCATCCGGGGGTCGGCCATCTTCCAATTCATAATGACACGGCTCCATTCTTAGCGGACCGCATTTGCGGTCTTGCGGTCCAGTACGCGGTGATAGATGCTTTCGTATTGATCGGTAATGGCGTCCTTGCAGAAATCCTCGCACGCGCGCTTCAGGCAAGCCGTGCGGAACTTCCGCGCCAAAGCCTCATCGGTCAGCAGTTGAACGGCGTATTCCGCCATCGTAGCCGTATCGGCGATCGGTGCCAGAAATCCGGTTTCGCCATGCAGCACCAGCTCGGGTATGCCCCCTGCCTGAGAACCGATCGTCGGTACACCGCAGGCCATTGCTTCCAGGGCGACGAGCCCGAAGCTCTCTTTCTCCGAAGGAAGCAGCAGCACATCCGCTAGCGAAATGACCTGGGCGATTTCATCCTGCTTGCCCAGAAACCGCACCTTGTCTTCCAGACCCATTTCGGCGATCTTGGCCTGAATCTTCGGAAGCTCTGGACCCTCGCCTACAAGCAGGAGACGGGAAGGAACCTTCCTTGAAACCCTGGCGAATATATCCACGACATCCGAAACACGCTTGACCGGACGAAAATTGGAGATGTGCATCAAAATTTTTTCATTTGGTAACGCAAAATCCCCC
This region of Paenibacillus sp. URB8-2 genomic DNA includes:
- a CDS encoding CCA tRNA nucleotidyltransferase, whose translation is MNWKMADPRMAEAAGLIIVRLTEAGHEAYWVGGCIRDELLRRPVNDMDITTSARPESVMSLFPRCVPTGLQHGTVTVLEADFPFEVTTYRTESGYADHRRPESVTFVKDVREDLRRRDFTINAICMGLDGALIDPFGGAEDLRRRLIRCVGTAEERFDEDALRMLRCVRFASTLDFRVVKNTWRGLLRRRDGLAHIAVERVYAELARIVEGPRPLSGLGMLARSGLLARGKAPFPWTGERLAAAAAGLSGIGELESALLRWALLLHALGTSAGEAERLLRAWTFPGRRGAASPRCCGSARRGPQRRRRGRRKAPRTSGGASSPPCWPSARTPPKGG
- the bshA gene encoding N-acetyl-alpha-D-glucosaminyl L-malate synthase BshA, with amino-acid sequence MDRLLKIGITCYPSLGGSGVVATELGKLLAEKGHEVHFITHSVPFRLGTFQKNIFYHEVEVNDYYVFRYPPYDLALATKMAQVAKMEKLDLLHVHYAVPHAVCAFLAKQMVGGGVKVVTTLHGTDITVLGQDESLKDLIRLGINESDAVTAVSQDLINETRRVLDITNEIDLTYNFVDKRVYYPRDVSDLRGDFALPNEKILMHISNFRPVKRVSDVVDIFARVSRKVPSRLLLVGEGPELPKIQAKIAEMGLEDKVRFLGKQDEIAQVISLADVLLLPSEKESFGLVALEAMACGVPTIGSQAGGIPELVLHGETGFLAPIADTATMAEYAVQLLTDEALARKFRTACLKRACEDFCKDAITDQYESIYHRVLDRKTANAVR